The proteins below are encoded in one region of Candidatus Brocadiaceae bacterium:
- a CDS encoding glycosyltransferase family 4 protein has product MRIAVNALSAVAGGGVTYLNQLFQHLSEIDRENEYLVITTKRGEEVLCAKYKNFQVLTFKIPSHSTILRLLWEQLCLGFILKKHNATILYSPANIGLILYPFPTVLMIQSVAPFSPEMIKEQNIFYRLKFNILRLLTSLSVRKARNVIFISDNARKLLSHYYKLQKQRTSLIYHGKGNLFQPNLEYHRVEEIKKKYKLDEFILYVSNIYKYKNFRELIYAFLSIKDKMNPNLKLALVGKDFDNQYTETLKTFVFKKGMEGRVIFFDHIPYEELPYFYKLCQLFVYPSTCENCPNILIEAMACGAPILASNIEPMPEICQDAAVYFDPFNPQDIAEKIHAVLLDNNLNKNLRQLSIQRARFFNWEDTAKKTLRVLERSKGKR; this is encoded by the coding sequence ATGCGTATTGCAGTAAATGCCTTATCTGCCGTGGCGGGAGGAGGGGTTACCTATCTCAATCAATTGTTTCAACATCTGTCAGAGATAGATAGGGAAAATGAATATTTAGTAATCACTACAAAAAGAGGAGAAGAAGTACTTTGTGCAAAGTATAAAAATTTTCAAGTTTTGACATTTAAAATTCCCAGTCATTCTACCATTCTCCGTCTCCTCTGGGAACAGCTGTGCCTGGGATTTATATTAAAAAAACATAACGCAACAATACTATACTCTCCGGCAAACATTGGCCTCATTCTTTATCCATTTCCTACCGTCCTTATGATACAATCAGTGGCTCCCTTTTCTCCCGAGATGATTAAGGAACAGAATATTTTTTACCGATTGAAATTTAATATTTTAAGGTTATTAACAAGTTTATCGGTGAGGAAGGCGAGAAATGTTATATTTATCTCTGATAATGCGAGAAAGCTATTAAGTCATTATTACAAGCTGCAAAAGCAAAGAACATCGCTTATCTATCATGGTAAGGGTAATCTCTTTCAACCCAATCTGGAGTATCATCGTGTGGAAGAGATTAAAAAGAAATATAAGCTGGATGAATTTATCCTTTATGTTTCAAATATTTATAAATACAAAAATTTCAGAGAGTTGATTTATGCTTTTTTATCCATAAAGGATAAAATGAATCCTAATTTGAAACTTGCGCTTGTCGGAAAAGATTTTGATAATCAATATACTGAAACATTAAAAACTTTTGTTTTCAAAAAAGGGATGGAAGGCCGCGTTATTTTCTTCGATCATATACCCTATGAGGAATTACCATATTTTTATAAACTCTGTCAATTATTTGTGTATCCATCAACATGTGAAAATTGTCCTAATATCCTGATCGAGGCTATGGCCTGTGGGGCGCCAATACTGGCTTCGAATATTGAACCCATGCCAGAAATATGCCAGGATGCGGCGGTTTATTTTGATCCCTTTAATCCACAAGATATTGCGGAAAAGATTCATGCCGTTTTATTAGATAATAATTTAAACAAAAATTTGAGACAACTTTCCATACAAAGAGCTCGTTTTTTTAATTGGGAAGACACTGCCAAAAAAACATTGCGAGTATTAGAAAGGTCTAAAGGAAAGAGATGA
- a CDS encoding B12-binding domain-containing radical SAM protein has translation MSIPFGITYLGAVLLRNNHNVKLFDVYPEDNMRVIIEELEDSFPPDLIGFSVMTTNFFRTRNFAFMLKEKFPRAKFCAGGIHATVRPEETIEKIGLDFVVIGEGENVLTKVCDAIEQKKDFRGISGVAFKEGGKFFMNRELDIVEDLDTLPFPARELLPTSRYLVPPGYIRSHFLKRVLSVITSRGCPARCTFCNSSSIFHRQIRRRSTGNVMKEIQYLVNHFDIDGIYFHDETFTMKSEWVQNICRELKPLGLPWGCQTRVNLVNDELLEIMRDAGCLQIDFGIESASARVLKSIKKAQTPEQIRKALDLTKKHGIKSFASFMVGLPGETEEDLMENVKFLEKTKPDFTYFNLFTPFPGTEAAEIAIKEGKLPADYFSRDYDMLLETAPLVNLSAMPMDTVIHYHRKLRNMVFLKNYLGVVTKKNLSMILEAIGNFLLSPSVMFRSIIKLLKTKNTEEFVFSIFSHYQQWQSKKNIHNLSKH, from the coding sequence ATGTCAATTCCTTTTGGAATTACCTACTTGGGGGCTGTACTCCTTAGAAATAACCATAACGTTAAGCTGTTTGATGTTTATCCGGAAGATAACATGCGTGTAATTATTGAAGAACTGGAAGATTCCTTTCCTCCTGATTTAATAGGTTTTTCTGTAATGACCACAAACTTTTTCAGGACAAGAAATTTTGCCTTTATGTTAAAGGAGAAATTTCCCCGCGCAAAATTTTGTGCGGGTGGCATTCATGCTACTGTAAGACCGGAGGAGACAATTGAAAAAATAGGGCTTGATTTTGTTGTTATTGGAGAAGGTGAAAATGTATTGACAAAGGTGTGCGATGCTATTGAACAGAAGAAAGATTTTCGAGGTATAAGCGGAGTGGCATTTAAGGAGGGAGGCAAATTTTTTATGAATAGAGAGCTGGATATTGTTGAAGATTTGGATACGTTGCCTTTTCCCGCGAGAGAATTGCTTCCGACTTCCCGTTATTTGGTTCCGCCCGGGTATATCAGATCTCATTTTTTAAAACGCGTATTAAGTGTTATTACCAGTAGAGGGTGTCCGGCCCGATGTACCTTTTGCAATAGCTCTTCAATTTTCCACAGACAAATCAGGCGGAGGAGTACCGGCAATGTTATGAAAGAGATTCAGTATCTTGTCAACCACTTTGACATCGATGGTATTTATTTCCATGATGAGACGTTTACCATGAAATCGGAATGGGTACAAAATATTTGCAGGGAATTAAAACCACTTGGCTTGCCCTGGGGCTGTCAGACAAGGGTCAACCTTGTGAATGATGAGCTGTTAGAAATAATGAGAGACGCTGGCTGTCTGCAAATAGATTTTGGCATTGAATCTGCCTCCGCGCGTGTTCTTAAGTCCATTAAAAAGGCACAAACCCCGGAACAGATCAGGAAAGCGCTGGATTTAACAAAAAAACATGGCATCAAAAGTTTTGCGAGTTTTATGGTGGGTTTGCCGGGAGAAACCGAAGAGGATTTAATGGAAAACGTGAAATTCTTGGAAAAGACAAAACCGGATTTTACCTATTTTAACCTGTTTACCCCGTTTCCCGGCACGGAAGCAGCAGAAATTGCAATTAAAGAAGGGAAACTTCCTGCGGATTATTTTTCAAGAGATTATGATATGCTCTTGGAAACAGCGCCGCTCGTTAATCTTTCCGCGATGCCGATGGACACCGTAATTCATTATCATAGAAAATTAAGAAATATGGTTTTTTTAAAAAATTATTTAGGAGTAGTAACAAAAAAAAACCTGAGTATGATACTAGAGGCAATTGGTAATTTCTTATTATCTCCTTCAGTAATGTTTAGATCAATTATTAAATTGTTAAAGACGAAGAACACGGAGGAATTCGTTTTTTCAATTTTTTCACATTATCAGCAGTGGCAGTCAAAAAAGAACATTCATAATTTGTCAAAACATTGA